From one Oncorhynchus keta strain PuntledgeMale-10-30-2019 chromosome 30, Oket_V2, whole genome shotgun sequence genomic stretch:
- the LOC118363784 gene encoding actin-related protein 3-like — protein MAGRLPACVVDCGTGYTKIGYAGNTEPQFIVPSCIAIKESAKVGDQAQRRMTKGVDDLDFYIGDEAIDKPNYATKWPIRHGIVDDWDLMERFMEQVIFKYLRAEPEDHYFLLTEPPLNTPENREYTAEIMFESFNVPGLYIAVQAVLALAASWTSRQLGERTLTGTVIDSGDGVTHVIPVAEGYVIGSCIKHIPIAGRDITYFTQQLLREREVGIPPEQSLETAKAIKERFSYVCPDLVKEFNKYDTDGSKWIKQYTGINSISKKEFTIDVGYERFLGPEIFFHPEFANPDFTQPISEVVDEVIQNCPIDVRRPLYKNIVLSGGSTMFRDFGRRLQRDLKRTVDGRLKLSEELSGGKLKPKPVDVQVITHHMQRYAVWFGGSMLASTPEFYQVCHTKKDYEEIGPSICRHNPVFGVMS, from the exons ATGGCTGGACGTCTACCGGCTTGTGTAGTTGACTGTGGCACAGG GTACACAAAGATTGGATATGCTGGAAACACAGAGCCACAGTTTATTGTTCCTTCAT GTATTGCCATCAAAGAGTCGGCCAAGGTTGGAGACCAAGCCCAGCGCAGGATGACGAAGGGGGTGGACGATCTGGACTTTTACATCGGTGACGAGGCAATAGACAAACCAAATTATGCAACAAAG TGGCCCATTCGTCATGGGATCGTGGATGACTGGGATCTCATGGAGAGGTTCATGGAACAGGTCATCTTCAAGTATCTGCGGGCAGAGCCCGAAGACCACTACTTCCTCTTG ACCGAGCCTCCTCTGAATACCCCTGAAAACCGAGAGTACACAGCAGAGATTATGTTTGAGTCCTTCAACGTTCCAGGTCTTTACATCGCTGTGCAG GCGGTCCTGGCGCTGGCAGCCTCATGGACCTCCAGACAATTAGGCGAGAGGACCCTAACGGGGACGGTGATTGACAGCGGTGACGGGGTCACCCACGTCATCCCAGTG GCAGAAGGCTACGTCATCGGTAGCTGTATAAAGCACATCCCCATCGCTGGTCGAGACATCACCTACTTCACCCAGCAGCTGCTGAGAGAGCGGGAGGTGGGCATCCCACCAGAGCAGTCATTGGAAACAGCCAAAGCCATCAAG GAAAGGTTCAGTTATGTCTGCCCTGACCTGGTGAAAGAGTTCAACAAGTACGATACGGACGGCTCTAAGTGGATCAAGCAGTACACGGGCATCAACTCCATCAGCAAGAAGGAGTTCACCATCGACGTGGGCTACGAGCGCTTCCTTGGCCCTGAGATCTTCTTCCACCCAGAG TTTGCCAACCCCGACTTCACCCAACCCATCTCCGAGGTTGTTGATGAAGTCATTCAGAACTGCCCTATTGACGTCAGACGTCCCCTCTATAAG AACATTGTGCTCTCTGGAGGATCCACTATGTTCAGAGACTTTGGCCGACGTCTGCAGAGGGACCTGAAAAGGACAGTGGATGGCAGACTGAAACTCAGTGAGGAACTGAGCGGTGGCAAGCTGAAG CCCAAACCCGTCGACGTGCAAGTCATCACTCACCACATGCAGAGATATGCTGTTTGGTTCGGCGGGTCTATGTTGGCATCAACT